A segment of the Sphingomicrobium flavum genome:
GCACGGTATTGGCCCAGCGGTCCTGCGCTTCCTGGCGATAGCCGGGATCGCTCATGAAGGCCGCGCTGACCTTGAGCTGGAGTTCCAGATCCTCGGGCGTGATGGTGGCGCCGGTGCTGGTGGTCTCGGTGCTGACGCCATAGCCGAGCTGGATAGACCGGCCGGCCAGGATCTGCCGCAGATCCTCAAGGCTGTGCGCGCCCGTGCCGCCCAGCGCAGCGGTGGAATTGATGAAGCTGGCCAGCCCGACGCGATCCTGCGGCAGGCTGGTATTGCCGCCACCAAGCCGGATCGACAGGCTCAACCGGCCTTTCTCGAAATCGGTCTGCTTGATGTTGAGCCGCACATTGTTGGCAAAGCGCAGCGTGCGGATATCGAGATCCTCGATCCGGCTATCCTCGACCACTTCGCCGGGATCGCCAAAATCGTCATAGGCGAAGACCAGCGCTTCCTCTTCCTCGAGCGCCTCGACCGCGATCTTGGCGCTGTCGGAGAGCGCGGCCGCAACCTGCGCCTCGTCGACCTCGACGCGGTTGGCGATATGAATGAGCGGTTCGCTGCCGGTCCACAGCTCGCGGAACGCCTCGTCAATCTCGGCCAGCGTAACGTCCTTCACGACCTGTTCGAAGAATTGCAGCTTGAATTCGGGGGTGGTAACGAATTCGTCATCGCCGATGGTGCTGAGGATGGCATTGGCGAGCGCCTGGTGGCTGCGCGTTTCCTTGCGGTCTACCGCGCGCTTCAAGGCGCCGCGCTGCGTTTCGACCGCCACGTCCAGTTCGCGGCCCTGAAAGCCGAACTGCATGACGCGCCTGATATCCTGTTCGATGACGGCGATGGCGGTCTGCCAGGCGCCTTCCTTGGCGGTCAGTCCGAAGGAGGTGGCTTCGGCCACGTCATCGGTGCTGCTGGTGCCCATGCCGCCAGCAAGCAGGCTGGATCCGGGCTGGTTGATGCGCTTGCGCACACGCTGGTTGAACATGGCGATGGCCAGGTTGCGCACCGTGGTCTTTCGGCGGTCGGCGAGCGTATCATCGGCGTCCTCGTGGGGGCGGTAGATAACGAACTGCACCTGGGTCGGCGCGGCGGGATGGATGAAGGTGTCGACATCGCTCGGCCGAGTGAGGTCGATAGTGCCCTTGGGCAGCGGCGCGCCGGGATCGCCCACGCCCCGCCAGTCGCCGAAAACCTCGATAATCTTGGCCTCGATCGCATCGGGATCGGTATCGCCGACGAAGACCAGCGTCGCATTTTCGGGTCGGTAATAGCGCCGGTACAGATCGCGCAGTCGCTCCGCCGGGGCATTTTCCAGCACCTCGGCCGTGCCGATGGGCAGGCGGTGGGGGTAAGGCGTGTCGGGTACCAGGAACATCCACTGGTCGACCAGCTGGTCATACTGCCAGCCATCGCGGGCGCGCTTCTCGCCCAGGATCACGCCGCGTTCGCGGTCCACCGCGTCAGGGTCGAAGCGCACCTCGCTTGCCGTTTCGCGCAGCAGGAACAAGGCAGTGTCGACATGCTCGTCATCTACGCTTGGCAGATCGAGCTTATATTGCGTTTCGGTCGAGCTGGTGGAGGCATTGGTGTCCGGCCCGAACTTGAGCCCCAGCCGCTCGAGGATCTTGATCATTTCCAGTTCGGGCACATTGGTGGTGCCGTTGAAGGCCATATGCTCGATAAAGTGCGCCAGCCCCTGTTCGTCCTCGGCCTCGGCGACCGATCCGAATTCGAACTGCAGCCGCACTGCCGCCGCATCCTCGCGAAACTCATTCTTGCGGATGGCATATTTCATGCCGTTGGGCAGCGTGCCGAAACGGATGTCGGGATCGGGGGTGACATCAGTATAGTCGACGCCCCAGCCATTGCGATCCTGCGCCAAGGCAGGGGAAGTGAGGGCAGTCGCGGCCAGCAGCGCGGCGAGGAAATGACGCAAAATTTGTTCTCCAGACGGATTCGGCGGGCCCAGACTAGCGGACCCGCCGTTCCGGTGAAGCCTATTCTTCAGTAGGTGTCGGCCTGACGGTCGAAAAATCGTCCTTTTGCTTCCACCAGCCAAAGCGGCGATTGCCCGCCATGATGAGCCAGACCAAGCCGATGATCGGGATCAGGAAGCCGGCCAGGATGATCAGGAAGGCGATCACCTGCTGGAAGCCCCACCAGCTTTCGGACAGGGCGTCGCGGATCGGGCTATCCTTGTAAAAACCGGGGATGACTTCGCCCGACCCATAGTTGAACACCATCGGCGTGCCGGCCAGGGCCTCGCGGTTCTGGTCGCGCCCCGTCTCCAGGCTGCGGATCTGGCGATTGATATCGTCGATGCGCGCGACCAGCTCGCCGCGGGTGCGATCGTCCTCGTCCATCGCGCCGAGCTGCTGCTCGAGCCTGCGCAGATCGGCGCGCAAGCGGCTTTCGCTTCGCGTCGCCTGGTCGATCCGGCTGCCGACATCGGTGCCGGTGATGATCTGGTCGACCAGCATTCCCTCGGCATTGATGACCGCATCGGTCGCATCCTTGCCGAAGCTGCGCGCCGCGACGGGATCGAGCCGGAGCGCAAGCATCGCGCTGATCTTGTCTTCGCCGCGCACCTGGTAGCGCATGCCGATGATCCGGCATTTGTCGATGCCCAGTTCCTCGCACTTGGCGGCATGGGCTTCCTGCACCGGACTGATCTGGTTGGCGGGCAGGCGGAAGGCATAGCGATAATCGAAGGCGACCCCGGGGGCGGCGGTCACATTCACACCGGGCGCGTCCGAACGCTCGGCAGGCATCGACATGGGCGCGGGTGGTGCGACCGCGTCGGCCATCGCCTCTTCCGAGGCGTCGTAGGTTTGCAGATCTTCGCTTTCGTCATAGCGCGGTGCCTGGCCACAACTTGCGATAGCAAAGGCGGTCAGAGGGATCGCCCATAGCAGTTTCCTGTTCATGCTCTTTCCTTTGACAGTCACTGGGACCGCTAAGGTTATAGTGTAACATTTCTGCGTCAAGCCGTTTATTTCCGTCGACGAATTGCAACTGTTTGGAACTTTTTCGTCGCCTTTATGGGTGCCATGCCAGGCCCAACGAAAAGGGGCGGCCGCGAACGGCCGCCCCCCAATAGGCTCTTTTGGGTGGTCGCTGTCGTTACTGAACAGCGAAGTCGAAGATGCGGGTGGCGCCCGCAAGCTGTCCCTGTCCCGTCGAGCCGCCCATCGAATAGACAAATCCATATTCGCCTGCAGGCAATGGCTGATTGATCTTCACTTCGAACACGCCTGGCGCGACTTCGTTATAGTCGAAGCCGATCCGATCCTTGTCGCTGACGCCCGATTTCGCGCCGCCTAGGTTGATGGAACCAACGCTGGCTTCACGGCGATTTTTCTTTTCCTTGGAATCGAACTCGACCAGCGCGAATTCTGCCGGAGACACGGCCGTGACCGAGAAGGAGCTGCCAAACTGCGACACGCCGTTGAGCTGATGCTCCGGATTGAAGAAGAAGTATAAGGTCGGCGTGACGTCGTCAGTCTTGATCCGCGCGCTATGGTTCGGGACGACAATCTTGATCTTCATCGATGCGATGCCCGATGTCAGCGCATAGCCCAGCAGACCCGATGTCTTGGCCTGCGTCGGGACCGTCGGATCGATCTTCGCCATCCGCGCCTCTTCACCGCCATAGAACATGTAGATGCCGGGTGAATGCGGCACCGTAGGATCGGGGCTTTCATTGTCGGCCAGCGTAATCTTGGCATCTTGCGCGGCACCATCATCCAGCATCGCCGCAATCACCTCATCGGGAACCCCGGCATTTTTCAGTTCGATCATGGCCATGGTGGAGCCATCGAAGTCACCCTTGGTAGAGCGGATCTTGGCAATGATGGCTTCCGCACCGAGGCCTGCATCGACCAGCGCGATGATGGTGGCATTGTCGAGCACTTCCTCATCGGCACGTTGGACACCCGCCACCGCAGCACCATGAGCGGCAGTGGCCGGCATGTCGGCTGCCAGCGCAGGCGACATGAGCGCGCCGAAGAGAGGCGCGAGCAACAATTTATATTTCATAATCCATTCCCCCACGGAATTTACCCAGACGTCACTTCGCCTTGTCATAGCAAAGCTTGTCGGTGGAGCAAGGCGGAGCGTATCTCGCATCAAGTCGGAGCACCGACGATTGCCGGCACCCTGCGCACATCCGTCGCCCGTTTGCGAAAAAGCATTGTGAAGGCGGGGCGGCTGTGGTTGGGGTGCGACAAAATTTACCCGCAAGGTTTTTCGCCATGAAAAAGATCGTCGCCGTTATCTCTCTGCTGCTCGTCCTGGTGGGGGCCTGGTGGTTCGCTTCGCCCTGGTGGTCGTTGAAGGGGATGAAGGAAGCGGGCGATGCACGCGATGCGGCGGCGTTCAGCGAGCATATCGATTTTCCCGCGCTGCGCGCCGATGTGAAGGCCGAGACGCTGGCGGAGCTCAAGCGCCAATATGGCGGCGACGGGCAGATCGAGATGGCGGCGGCGGAAGCGATGATCGGGCCAGCGATCGATGCGGCGCTGAGCGAGGATGGGGTCAAGCGCATGTTCGACATGGCGGCCACCGCGGACAATATGCCTTTCCCCACCTTCCAGGGTGACGAGCTGCCCGAGATCGAGCGGCGGGGCTTTGGCGAATTCGTGGTGAACCAGGAGAATGGTGAGCCGGGACTGGTCTTCCACCGGGTGGGGCTGGGCTGGAAACTGGCGGGGATCGAGGTGCCTGAGGCGCCCGCGCCAACGCAGTAGCCCTTCGCGGCCCAAGACCGGCTGGTCGCTATTCGTTTGCTATTATCCTCCATCACGCCTAGGGCAGCCAGGCTACCAAGTGCCGACTGCCGGACTGCCCGGCCCGATCATGGGCCCGAACTTCCTCACATCGCTGCTACTAGCCACGAAGCCGGGCCGCTATTGGTCCGGTCCATGAGGAAGAATCCCATGACCGAAGGTACCGTTAAATTTTTCAACACCCAAAAGGGTTTTGGTTTCATCACGCCTGACAATGGCGGCGGTGACGCATTTGTCCACATCACGGCCGTCGAGGCCTCGGGCCTTGGCTCGCTGAATGAAGGCCAGCGCGTCTCCTATGAACTGGAAGACGATCGCAAGGGCAAGCAGAGCGCTTGCAACCTGAAGGCGCTTTAAGCCGCCGCGATCCCCCTTGAAAAAGTGGGAGAAGAGGCCCGCCGGGAAACTGGCGGGCCTTTTTTTGTGCCGGATGCGCAACGAGGAATCCCGCATTGCCGCGAAAAAGGCGCTCGAATGTCGGCTCCACGACTCTATAACATCCTGATTTTCCTTGGAAAACTGCGACAAAGCTGGTAGTTGATTCCTGTCGTTCCATCCTTGGTGCGATGTGTGGTTTCCGGCACCCGGACGCCGGGAAAGGATGATCGCATGGACGATCAAGAGTTGCATTTTCGTAGCAAGGCCAATGAGGCCCGCAGCAAGGCGCGTTATTGTTTGCTGGAAGCCGACCGGGCCATGATGCACCGCGAAGCCGACGAGTGGGAACGCCGCGCCGACGAGGCCGCGAAGGCCCTCCAGGGCGCCGCCGACCACAGTTTTGGCGGCACCGCCACGGCCTGAGCGCCGAATTGCTTTGCCGCAGGGCGGCAACAGGCCTAGCCTTCCCGCTTCCTCCTGAAGGTGAGCGACCCATGTCCAACAATACCGATTTCCTGAGCGCGCAGGTGCGCGCCGCGCGGGACCTTGCCGCCAATGCGACGCTGTCCAATGTGCGCGAGAACCATCTGCGCTCCGCCGCGGCGTGGGAAGCGCTGGCCAACCGATCGGCCAAGGGCGATGTGATCCGCGCGCAGGAGGCGGTGCGCAAGGCCGAGCGTGATGCCGAGGCGGCGCTGGCGGAAGATGAACGCGAAGCGCTCGCGCACCAGGATGAGCCGCGCGACTAGCCGTTGCTGCCGGCTTTGCCCTTATCCCTTGCCGAGCGCTCTTCCATCTGGGCGCGGTAATTGGCGGCCATGTTGGAGTAGATGAGGCGCATCTGGTCTGTCGGTGCGTTGCGGGCGCGTTGCAGCGCTTCCTGTTCGCGGCGCAAAAGATCATCAACATCGTGCATGACTGGGTTCCCGTTACAAGCGGCGGCGCGGCGCGTCCGTCAGTCACAGGGTGCTCAAGCAACATATCATGTGATTGCGGGAGCCTAGCATGGGAAGGTTACCAAGTCGTGCGGTAAGTGGGGTCGGGGGCGCCCCCGCTTTTGCGGCATTGCGGATCGCCCGACATTGACGTTTATTCGTGACATGGACCGAACCCTCATCCTGGTGCCGCTGACATTGATGGCCGCTTCTTGCGCGGTGCCGCTTTGGCAGGAGGGGGACGGTCCGCTGAAGACGGCTCAGATCGCCGACCTCTACAACCATCCCGAACGCTGGGATGGGCGGATCGTGAAGCTCCGCTTCTTCCCCTATGACCTTGGCAGCGGGCGCAGTGTGGCCGTGTGTTACGATCGGTGCACGCTGGCGCAAGCGCAGGGCAGCGACACGGTCGTGCATGCGTTGGATCACCGCTTCGCCGGAATGAAGGGGACGAAGAGCGTGACCGTTCTGGTGCGCTATGATGGTAGCTGCCTGATCGACCCAAGCGACGAAGACGCGGAGGATTGGCTGCTGCACTGTTCGGTGCGTCATCAATGGCCGGTCGTCTTTCACGAGGTGCGGCGCCCCTAAGGGTGTCAACTTCGTCAACTTCAGCCATCCGACTTGAAGCGAATGAATGAAAACGGGGGGTTGTAAACTTCGTCAACTTCAGCCGTGCGGATGTGCTCTGCGCTGGCGGGAAGTAGAAGGCCGCCGGCGCGAAAAGGGGGTCTTCGACTTCTTCTACTTCAGCCGTCCGAATGTTGCGCGCGGGGCGCTCGGCAGCGAGCGCGCGGCGCCTGGCATCACCCCCGCGCCAGCGCGAACGCCCCACCACCGGCATCCCCCCGCTCCAAGCCCCCAAAAGCTGCGGCCCACCCATCATCGCCCTTCCTTGTTCCCGGCACAACTAACCCATATGGTTTGTGTAGGAAAGATATTTTATCCAATGCACGGGGTGCATTGGGAAAATATCTTCCACCGGAGGTGTGTGGAGGATTGCGCTGCCGCCCTTACTCCTTTTCGTGGAGATGTGATCGCAGCAATTCGACGGACTGGGAAAGATGGGCACCGATTTCCGTCGGAGCTTCATATTGATCGAGCAAATTGAGTGCCGCGACCATCATTTCCAACGCGGCTTGTTTACCTTCCTTGGCATCCATGGCCTGTCCCATGTGAACTCCGAACTACGCCGATCCTGCATGGGCGATAGCATCATAACAGAACGGAGGCGTAAAGAGATCAGCTCCGTTTCGGAGCAAGGCCGTGATGGATGCTGGCGAGATAGTCGCTGATCGCCTTGTGTCCCTTGGGCGAGAGGACAAGATAGGTGCGCCGCGCATCATTATCGTCCTTGCGGCGGTGGATCATCTTCTTGTCTTCCAGCACGCGGCACCAGCGAAGCGCAGTCGTGGTAGGCACGTCCGCGGAATAGCAGAGCGAGGAGACGGAGAGTTGTTCGCCTTCATATTGGGCGCAGAAGAGGGTGAGGAGCATGTCCCAAGCGGGTTCGCCGAACAGCCCGTCCGCAAAGAAGCGGGAGCGCATGCGGCGCGATTTGTAGAGGCGGCAGGCCAGTTCCACCAACTGAGTTTTCGGCACCCTGGCATCGATATCAGGTTCGAATTCACTGAGGCGGGAGAGGAGCGGGGATTCCTGCCCGTCCTGACGCAACAATAATTCCAGCCGGACGACATGAACGCCGTCCTCACGCTTGTTCGTGGGCGTTTTCATATGGGATCGGTATTAGCCTATTTCGCGGCAGGAAGCAGGTGCAGGTTGGCACGGCGCAGCAATTGGCGCGTCTTGGGATCCGCCGGATCAAGCTTTTTCAATTTGGGGCGCTCCCAACGCATGCGCTTATCCTTCGGGACTTTGGCGATGTTCATCTGACACTCCATCACTAGCAGGTCAGATTCGGCAGCTCTGTTGGAGACGTTCGGGCGAGGACTGTCAAAGCAACATTCAAATCGGATTTAATTGTCGAAGGTATTGCGGAATTCACCGAGCGTGAGGGAGGGCTTGCGCAGCAAGCGCGAGCTTATGTCGAAGAGATGAGAATTGCCCGGCCAGCGGGTGGCCGCCAGGCCAACCCGGCTGACGAGGCCTTGGGCCGCCCTGAAGCCGTATCCCGACTCGGATGAGTTGGAGTTGAAGGCAATCGAATAACTGTCCGTCGCATTCAGCTGTTTCATCAATGGTAATGACTACAGGAGTTGCCCTAGAGTATCGTAGTCGATTCCGGTGATATCCTTCATAAGTTTTCGGAAGGGGCGGTGCCGTTGGTACAAAAGCTCGATGTCCAGACGTTGAGTGAGAAGTACTTGATCCTGTGTTTCTTTGTATCTTTGGCCAAGCGCGGCCTTAAGCGGAAATTTTGCGTCTCGGGGCATGCAAGGATCAGGGTGTGGCGGCAATTGACCAGCCGATAATACATCCAACGAAGCTAAAAAAAGACTTTCATATTCTCGTTCAATAAATACTAGTGAGACATCGATTTCTCGCCCATTCCTCCAAGCGTCAATCCGCGCCGAAGCGGTAGCTGATTCATTGACGCAGCATCCGTCGTCGAGATCTAACACTACAAATATCTTATCGGGCTCGCGGCTTAGCGCCAGTTCCAAATAGCGTTCGAGTTCGCCAGCGTTTGTTAGCTTTTTCCATTCTCCTGCCCGAATTGGCCGTAATGGAAATGCATCATGTCCAACGTGAGCTGCTGCTTTTGCAATCAAGCATGGTACAGCCGATTCATCACCATAGCCTTCAACGATCGAAACAAAACGCATTATGCGAAAATACCCTCAGACGTGAGCAGTTCACCTGCTGTGAAAAGACCGTCTTTGACAATTTTTAGCTGTCGGGGAGAAATTTTCGCAAATGTGCTCACGCCTTCGCAATAGTGGGCAGAAATAATCGACTCCGGTTCGAACTCGTCCAAAAGTATCGGACTGTGGGTAGTGAAAAAGGTTTGCACTCGGCCAGGGTCGCTATCGAGATAATCTCGTGAGGCTTCCATAAGCACTGGTAGCAGTCCTGGATGGATCATTTGTTCTGGTTCTTCGAGCGTGATCCGTCGAGGGCGATTGGGCTGGTAAAAAGCTGCCAGCATACCGAGCATGCGGATGGTCCCGTCCGAAAGTTGCGACATATTCAGGTTATGTGCCGGTTTATCTTCCACGTCCTTCACTCGGAATACTGGCACGAAGTAGCCACCCGCTGATTCTATTCTAATTTCCTCGAGTATCGGGAGTACTTGCTGCATTGCTCTTGTTAGCGCTTCTTTGTTTTTTCTAGCAGCCGTCGATCGCATTTGTTTAATAATTGAGGCTAAGTTACGCCCATCGTCCAACAATAACTCTGCACCGACAATTGGCTGTGGATCTCGAATTCGATTAGGATAAATGGAGTAAGCGCCTGCTCGCGTAATTTCGCTTATCAACGAGTCAAAATAGTATTGCACAATTGCAAAATTGCTAAATTGGCCCAGTGCAAGTTCGGACTCATGCACTTTGAAAGCTGGAACCTTGCCGAAGGGGTAAGGCGAGATATCGATCCCGATATCTCCGTTTTGATTTCGCACAAATCTTGCGGTGCTCATTCTCTCGCGATTTTCGTCGAAGGGGTCTTTTCCGCTCCAATGAGCTTCCTCTTCTAGAATTTGGAATTCGCCGGCGCTCGAAGAAATCGCGAAGCGATACCAGCCCTCTCCTTCCGGCGTGCTGAAAGAGAGCTTGATGGAAATGTTGAAGGGTTTGGTTTTGCTGTAGCGCCGAACGCTATTGACGCCGTGTCGAACCGTAAACGCTTCGTCCAGACCCTGGTCGACGGCGTCGCGGACGAAATGGATTGAGTCGAGCAGGTTGCTCTTACCTACGCCATTTGGCCCCACTATGATATTCTCGCTTGAGAATTTTAGAGATGCCGAAGCGACACTCTTGTAATTTGCAATCTCAGCGGAAGTTAACATGAGCGCAGGCCTCCATTTTCTATGCTTGAACAAAGCAGACCGTATGGAAATTTGGAAGGTCGTTTGTAGACGGGCTAAGTCGAAATAGTAGGGAACTCAGTGAAACCATTGAACGGCGAACCTACTGCAACGCGTTAGAAACCCATGCCCTACAACCGCCGCCCCCTCGACATAGACGATATCGCCCGCAACCGCCGGCGCATTTGGACGCTTGGAACCGTGGTGATGCTGTTGTTGATGGGCGGGGGTGGCTGGCTGGTGCGGATGGTGCCCGGCGAATGGCTGCAACTGGCCTGGCTGGGCAGTGCCGTGCTGCTGATTGCGGCGATGGCGGTGGTTTTTCGGTGGTGGTCGAAGCGGGATGGGGAGTAGGCTGATCAAATGAAACACTCCGAATTTATCGATTTGATTGGGATGTTGGCGATCGTCATCACCTACCTTGTGGTCAGGCTGATCATCATTGAGCCTTCGTGGCGAGAGCTGAGCTTCATGGAAGGGCTCGTGCTGATCGGGGTGGTCGCCCTTTCAGTTCACTTCATCAAGGAACGGGTGAAGCGGAAGCTCATTCCGGATTACGAGTAGGCGCTCCGCGCTCCGCTGATACTTCGACAAGCTCAGCATGAGCGGAAAAGAGAGAAGCGGGACCCCCGCCTTCGCGGGGGTGACGGTAGGGGGCTGGATTGCCTCGCTGTCGCTCGCAATGACGCAGTGAGACGAAAAACGCCCTTCGACAGGCTCAGGACGAACGGTTGTGTGTGGCACACACATCAGCACCTTGCTAACCCCCTCCCATGACCACCGAACCCCTTGATTCCATCATCGACGAACCGTTCAGCAGTGCTCTCTCAGAGCGCTACCTCGTCTATGCCCTCAGCACCATCACCGCCCGCTCGCTGCCCGACGTGCGCGATGGGCTGAAGCCGGTGCACCGCCGTCTCCTCTGGGCGATGCGGCAGTTGAAGCTGGATCCCTCGGGCGCGTATAAAAAGTCTGCGCGCGTGGTGGGCGATGTCATCGGTAAATATCATCCCCATGGCGACCAGTCGGTTTATGACGCGATGGTGCGCATGGCGCAGGATTTCTCGCTGCGATATCCGCTCGTCGAGGGGCAGGGCAATTTCGGCAATGTGGATGGCGATAATGCGGCCGCCTATCGCTATACCGAGGCCAGGCTGACCAAGACCGCGATGCGCCTGATGGCGGGGCTGGACGAGGGCACAGTCGCCTTTCGCCCCACCTATAATGGCGAGGAAGAGGAGCCCGAAGTCTTTCCCGGGCTGTTCCCCAATCTGCTCGCCAATGGCGCGGCGGGGATTGCGGTGGGGATGGCGACGAGCATCCCGCCGCACAATGTGGGCGAATTGTGCACCGCGGCGGTGAAGCTGATCGGCGATCG
Coding sequences within it:
- a CDS encoding AAA family ATPase, which translates into the protein MLTSAEIANYKSVASASLKFSSENIIVGPNGVGKSNLLDSIHFVRDAVDQGLDEAFTVRHGVNSVRRYSKTKPFNISIKLSFSTPEGEGWYRFAISSSAGEFQILEEEAHWSGKDPFDENRERMSTARFVRNQNGDIGIDISPYPFGKVPAFKVHESELALGQFSNFAIVQYYFDSLISEITRAGAYSIYPNRIRDPQPIVGAELLLDDGRNLASIIKQMRSTAARKNKEALTRAMQQVLPILEEIRIESAGGYFVPVFRVKDVEDKPAHNLNMSQLSDGTIRMLGMLAAFYQPNRPRRITLEEPEQMIHPGLLPVLMEASRDYLDSDPGRVQTFFTTHSPILLDEFEPESIISAHYCEGVSTFAKISPRQLKIVKDGLFTAGELLTSEGIFA
- a CDS encoding DUF4276 family protein, translating into MRFVSIVEGYGDESAVPCLIAKAAAHVGHDAFPLRPIRAGEWKKLTNAGELERYLELALSREPDKIFVVLDLDDGCCVNESATASARIDAWRNGREIDVSLVFIEREYESLFLASLDVLSAGQLPPHPDPCMPRDAKFPLKAALGQRYKETQDQVLLTQRLDIELLYQRHRPFRKLMKDITGIDYDTLGQLL
- a CDS encoding M16 family metallopeptidase, giving the protein MRHFLAALLAATALTSPALAQDRNGWGVDYTDVTPDPDIRFGTLPNGMKYAIRKNEFREDAAAVRLQFEFGSVAEAEDEQGLAHFIEHMAFNGTTNVPELEMIKILERLGLKFGPDTNASTSSTETQYKLDLPSVDDEHVDTALFLLRETASEVRFDPDAVDRERGVILGEKRARDGWQYDQLVDQWMFLVPDTPYPHRLPIGTAEVLENAPAERLRDLYRRYYRPENATLVFVGDTDPDAIEAKIIEVFGDWRGVGDPGAPLPKGTIDLTRPSDVDTFIHPAAPTQVQFVIYRPHEDADDTLADRRKTTVRNLAIAMFNQRVRKRINQPGSSLLAGGMGTSSTDDVAEATSFGLTAKEGAWQTAIAVIEQDIRRVMQFGFQGRELDVAVETQRGALKRAVDRKETRSHQALANAILSTIGDDEFVTTPEFKLQFFEQVVKDVTLAEIDEAFRELWTGSEPLIHIANRVEVDEAQVAAALSDSAKIAVEALEEEEALVFAYDDFGDPGEVVEDSRIEDLDIRTLRFANNVRLNIKQTDFEKGRLSLSIRLGGGNTSLPQDRVGLASFINSTAALGGTGAHSLEDLRQILAGRSIQLGYGVSTETTSTGATITPEDLELQLKVSAAFMSDPGYRQEAQDRWANTVPLIDKQVRSTPGSVAGSFLPEKLTGDARLAFPGSEALLSFTLEEARAAMAPIIAQAPIEIAIVGDIAEDDAIAMVARSFGALPERRLEPIEADPTPIRFLADTAPIELEHEGPIDQTMVAAIWPTIGSDDFQLSIALTLLKEVIQLQLTDKLREELGATYGAGVSSFQSPTYPDYGYMRVTSIVAPDRADEVDAAIREVIAQLRATPVDADIMERARTPMLEATEQAKKNNGFWLGYVDEAQTEPGDLDRLRQREAAIRAVTPEWLQQLAGHYLTEEAYRRVRISSNRQLEVVIDQNAD
- a CDS encoding DUF4349 domain-containing protein, which translates into the protein MNRKLLWAIPLTAFAIASCGQAPRYDESEDLQTYDASEEAMADAVAPPAPMSMPAERSDAPGVNVTAAPGVAFDYRYAFRLPANQISPVQEAHAAKCEELGIDKCRIIGMRYQVRGEDKISAMLALRLDPVAARSFGKDATDAVINAEGMLVDQIITGTDVGSRIDQATRSESRLRADLRRLEQQLGAMDEDDRTRGELVARIDDINRQIRSLETGRDQNREALAGTPMVFNYGSGEVIPGFYKDSPIRDALSESWWGFQQVIAFLIILAGFLIPIIGLVWLIMAGNRRFGWWKQKDDFSTVRPTPTEE
- a CDS encoding DUF2939 domain-containing protein yields the protein MKKIVAVISLLLVLVGAWWFASPWWSLKGMKEAGDARDAAAFSEHIDFPALRADVKAETLAELKRQYGGDGQIEMAAAEAMIGPAIDAALSEDGVKRMFDMAATADNMPFPTFQGDELPEIERRGFGEFVVNQENGEPGLVFHRVGLGWKLAGIEVPEAPAPTQ
- a CDS encoding cold-shock protein codes for the protein MTEGTVKFFNTQKGFGFITPDNGGGDAFVHITAVEASGLGSLNEGQRVSYELEDDRKGKQSACNLKAL